One window from the genome of Kluyveromyces marxianus DMKU3-1042 DNA, complete genome, chromosome 3 encodes:
- the RTR1 gene encoding RNA polymerase II subunit B1 CTD phosphatase RTR1, translated as MATVEEIKSVILKPYTNHRQLTIREVENISVSLIELLITKDASDAKTMKYIARFLTKQDYDDLVQERNLVKRCGYPLCHRSQARVRDPFADRQMTNFMKKNNPYAYLTEFCTKAHYRCSQYYQFQLSDEALFSRVGVHLDDYEPSTEVQLLEEALQKESDIKEMIRGMTELKLADEENKDEIEKDISEMLADIKIVEVNEPNIIGDLARD; from the coding sequence ATGGCAACCGTGGAAGAGATCAAATCAGTTATACTTAAGCCATATACCAATCATCGGCAATTGACTATAAGGGAAGTGGAAAATATTAGTGTTAGTCTTATCGAATTGTTGATTACTAAGGATGCAAGTGATGCTAAGACTATGAAATACATTGCAAGATTTCTCACGAAACAAGACTACGACGATTTGGTGCAGGAGAGAAACTTGGTGAAACGTTGTGGATATCCATTGTGTCATCGCAGCCAAGCGAGAGTACGTGATCCCTTTGCAGATAGGCAGATGACGAACTttatgaagaaaaataacCCATACGCTTATCTAACGGAGTTCTGTACGAAGGCACACTATAGATGTTCGCAGTACTATCAGTTCCAGCTCTCTGATGAAGCGTTGTTTTCCAGGGTGGGTGTACATTTAGATGATTATGAACCGTCCACAGAGGTTCAGCTATTAGAGGAAGCGTTACAAAAGGAGTCTGATATCAAAGAGATGATCAGGGGAATGACTGAACTAAAACTTGCGGATGAAGAGAATAAAGATGAGATCGAAAAGGATATCAGCGAGATGTTGGCTGATATAAAAATTGTAGAAGTGAACGAGCCCAATATCATTGGTGACCTAGCACGGGATTGA